A region of the Conyzicola lurida genome:
CGATGTTGACGATCGTGCCGCTGCGTCGCGGCAGCATCTGTCCGAGGGCCGCGTGGCTGAGCCGCATCGGCACCGTCACGAGCAGGTCGAGCAGCCCCAGTTCGTCGTCGAGGGCCGTCTGTTCGAAGTCGCCGCGCAGGCCGAATCCGGCGTTGTTGACGAGGACGTCGACGGGGTGCTCACGATCGGCGACGCGCTGCTGCACGACGGCGATGCCGTCGGAGCTGGTGAGGTCGGCGGCGATCACGTCGACAATCACGCCGTGGGCGCTGCGGAGTGCGGCCGCCGTCGCCTCGAGCCGGGCGGCGTCGCGGGCGACGAGCACCAGGTCGTTGCCGGCCACGGCCAGTGCCCGGGCGAACTCGGCGCCGATACCGGCCGTGGCCCCCGTGACGAGGGCGAGGGGTCGTCGGGTTCCGGTCATGCGCTAACGCTAGCCGCTGATCGCGCTAGCCTGTTCCCGAGGGGGAGCAATGACGACGACCCAGGGTCACCAATCACAGGCGCGCATCGGACTGGTCGGCGCGGGCTGGCGCGCGGAATACTTTCTGCGCATCGCCCGCGAGCTGCCGGATAGGTTCGAGATCGCGCGCGTCCTCGTCCGCACGGCGGAGTCCGCGGCATCCGTCGCCCGGGCCTGGGACGTGCCGTCGACCACCCACCTCGCCGACTTCCTCGCCGACCGCTACGACTACGTCGTGGTCTCGACCCCGCCCGACGTCGCCCGCGAGTTGATCGAGGCGCTCGTCTCCGCGGGAGTGCCGGTGTTGACCGAGACCCCGCCGGCGGTGGATGTCGCGGCTCTCCGCTCGCTCTGGACCGCCGTGGGCGGCGCGCCGGTGCAGGTCGCCGAGCAGTACCACCTGCAGCCGCACCACGTTGCGCGCCTGGCCGTAGCGCGCTCGGGTCTCGTCGGCGAGGTGTCGAGCGTGCGGGTGTCGACCGCCCACGGGTACCACGGCATGAGCCTCGCCCGTCGAGCCCTCGGTATCGGGTTCG
Encoded here:
- a CDS encoding SDR family NAD(P)-dependent oxidoreductase; the encoded protein is MTGTRRPLALVTGATAGIGAEFARALAVAGNDLVLVARDAARLEATAAALRSAHGVIVDVIAADLTSSDGIAVVQQRVADREHPVDVLVNNAGFGLRGDFEQTALDDELGLLDLLVTVPMRLSHAALGQMLPRRSGTIVNIASVAGFTPRGSYGAAKAWVLSFSRWANLHYRPVGITVTAVAPGFVRTEFHDRMAVQTTAVPRFMWLDAPTLVRLALRDVARGRAVSIPTLRYKLLVAAVSLLPDRLAALGELKPR